A stretch of the Gymnogyps californianus isolate 813 chromosome 15, ASM1813914v2, whole genome shotgun sequence genome encodes the following:
- the GTF3C1 gene encoding general transcription factor 3C polypeptide 1 isoform X2, giving the protein MEALWVLLDEVALEGLDGITPGALWHRLGARTPPFPLPLEPATQQLLWAALSAQPDVSFYLLPRARLPLRLHDRYEEIDLETGILETKRDPVPSDDIYPVHMILDNKDGIQGSCQYFKERIDITDQIRRKDLQPCYTYIEAVEKWGEKLVIVASQDQRYRALIGWEGDPDLKLPDFSYCILERLGRARWQGELQRDLHSGAFKVDAGKIHYHRRVLDRNGLITMQSHVIRLPSGAQQHSILLLLTRFHVDRRSKYDILMEKLSSMLSARSNQMETLGNLREELGLCERTFKRLYQYMMNAGLAKVISIPLQDIHPNGGPYKTKKGTDVMVRCLKLLKEFRKKMEDYHDDDEEEIITKAVQPVDIVCERDMLTQAYELIESRGTKGISQAEIRLAMNVGKLEARMLCRLLERYKVVKGFMEDEGRQRTTKYISYIFAEESDLNRQFEREKARSEQLATVTLALVPEDSPPVEDVSPGEDDTLVSESDNEEGKDGKKRGKGQKANSGSLLKLSFQDDTHQSTPAKGSKPTAVKSQGKKLPSPQILEEPDELPDNISGETSTLETLKQESSLSTCAHSADEDGDVAVVEEVRLEDPKTCGQKKEKRSKATAVERSHETYRLLKRRNLIVEAVRNLRLIESLFTLQKMVMDQEKQEGVSTKCCKKSIVRLVQKLAQEGLLRLYRTTVIQDGISKKVEFVVHPSVSPNDPLVKSAIEQVRFRISNSSTANRIKVPQTPTSQDHAEEENVGQEAVPDSGETQESSCKADNNSRARKTDEKMGITQLKNYHPVTVPGLGRSLGFLPKMPRLRMVHMFLWYLIYGHPLNGTQQKGGSDGEKKGSKQGLDVNAAVLEAQPDGTLEIMTTVVNPESSAQETEVELSNQTVYVDDVSWMRYVPPLPVHREFGFGWALVSDILLCLPLSLFVQIVQVSYKVDGLEDFLNDPLKKHTLIRFLPRSVRQQLLYKRRYIFSVVENLQRLCYMGLIQFGPTEKFQDKDQVFVYMKRNAVIVDTTICDPHYNLAQSSRPFERRLYVLNTMQDVENFWFDLQCVCLNTPLGVVRCPRSKRSNLQGEETALDVEMEQESAVDKHNLERKCAMLEYTTGSREVVDDGTIPGDGLGAAGLDSSFYGHLKRNWIWTSYIINKTRKESTVSENGLTVRLQTFLTKHPLPLSTGGNKINILGEGKVGSESLVHKEECIEISKEPTQDRTKRVRGGKSQKRKRLRKDIGKKTKKKKKEEDSVEKSKRLRYHDEADQSALQRMTRLRVTWTVQEDSLLMLCRIASHVLNAKVKGPFVPWQVVRDIMHASFEESLDKTSHSVGRRARYIVRNPQTYLNYKVCLAEVYQDKALIEDFMNRENNYEDPQVCAKEFKEFVERLKEKFSSTLGNPKLEIPDTLQELFSRFRVLAIGEDTNQNAKEDSLSSVYDIHFLVLQNLIQSTLALSDNQMKSCQSFQTFRLYREYRDDILVKAFLECQKRSLVNRRRVNHTLGPKKSRALPFVPMSYQLSQSYYRVFTWRFPSTICTESFQFLEKLKDAEKSDQPDNFSFKDQENKASEGMIAFPMDGPGGQCVAMLSLFSLGLVSVNVRIPEQIVVVDSTMVENEVIKSLGKEGLEDDDDDDDDLDDSSGGKRRIEVKARQASHTNYLLMRGYYAPGIVSTRNLSPSDNIVVNSCQVKVKLRCTPVPGRLSSPVSSLLDNMVVGVSCLPETFTRLIKVQEENYEVDQFLHECTERYGYNPRDVAAVLEIRNAIEATSHFGICKAELSKRFCSYEEVEPERTRSLEQYIQDLIEMQQVLEVGGHAVRLVAIVFAKPWLLHSVCLKNKPDDSDQQGADTTLPDVQQDCLPSEPKKGEECSREEEQLGKDTQSLSDEEPPRKRCKTQNAVLQDGSQLCQGSQSGLKSANENNFDAGVTDPVAMKEALIMDEETGSLEGQTEHPAEHPVGAPDAVNVDTYKKQDKSCSEDKELEVENDELSTEHNKQIPSLEQSANEQDDDLSYLQENPGVSKGSSMTDVPQAARDRACENICFIGRPWRIVDGNLNKPVCKGMMEAVLYHIMTKPGITEGMLLHHYTGVLQPVAVLEILQGLETLGCVRRFYMKKPSLVSLFSRPVIEEQLNNPKLSETPTIYYEPTIDCTLRLGRVFPCEVNWNKWVQIIPV; this is encoded by the exons ATGGAGGCGCTATGGGTGCTGCTGGACGAGGTGGCCCTGGAGGGGCTGGACGGCATCACGCCGGGCGCGCTGTGGCACCGCCTGGGCGCCCGCACGCCGCCCTTCCCGCTGCCGCTGGAGCCCGCCACgcagcagctcctctgggcCGCGCTCAGCGCCCAGCCCGACGTCAGCTTCTACCTGCTGCCGCGGGCGCGCCTGCCGCTCCGCCTGCACGACCG atatgAAGAAATAGACCTTGAAACAGGAATACTGGAAACCAAAAGAGATCCTGTTCCTTCAGATGATATTTATCCTGTCCACATGATTTTGGATAATAAAGATGGCATACAAGGTTCCTGCCAGTATTTTAAAGAGAGAATAGATATCACTGATCAAATAAGGAGGAAGGATTTGCAGCCCTGTTATACTTATATAGAAGCTGTTGAAAA ATGGGGAGAGAAACTAGTCATTGTTGCTTCCCAAGACCAGCGTTACAGAGCTTTAATAGGCTGGGAAGGGGACCCAGACTTAAAACTCCCTGACTTCTCCTACTGTATATTGGAGCGTTTAGGTCGTGCTAGGTGGCAAGGCGAGCTTCAGAGGGACCTTCACAGTGGGGCTTTCAA AGTGGATGCTGGAAAAATTCATTATCACCGAAGAGTATTGGACAGAAATGGTCTCATAACAATGCAGTCCCATGTCATAAGACTACCAAGTGGAGCACAGCAACACTCAATTCTTCTACTTCTGACTCGCTTTCATGTTGATAG GAGGAGCAAATACGATATTCTAATGGAGAAGCTCTCAAGTATGCTAAGTGCTCGTTCAAACCAGATGGAAACATTAGGAAACTTGAGGGAAGAATTG GGTCTTTGTGAGAGGACTTTCAAACGTCTGTATCAATATATGATGAATGCTGGCCTAGCCAAGGTAATATCCATCCCATTACAAGATATACACCCCAATGGAGGACCCTACAAGACAAAGAAAG GAACTGATGTCATGGTCCGTTGCCTTAAATTACTAAAGGAATTTcggaagaaaatggaagattatcatgatgatgatgaagaagaGATTATCACAAAAGCTGTTCAGCCTGTGGATATTGTTTGCGAAAGGGATATGCTCACCCAGGCTTATGAGCTAA TTGAAAGTAGGGGAACCAAAGGTATTTCTCAGGCAGAAATTCGCTTGGCTATGAATGTGGGGAAGCTAGAAGCAAGGATGCTCTGTCGTCTTCTGGAGAGGTACAAAGTTGTCAAG GGTTTTATGGAGGATGAAGGTCGGCAAAGGACAACAAAGtatatttcatacatttttgCAGAGGAGAGTGATTTAAACCGTCAgtttgagagagagaaggctAGGAGTGAGCAGTTAGCTACGGTTACTTTGGCTCTAGTGCCAGAAGATTCCCCACCTGTGGAAGATGTGTCTCCTGGAGAAGATGATACTTTGGTCTCAGAGTCTGACAATGAAGAAGGGAAAGATggcaagaagagaggaaaaggtcAGAAGGCCAACTCTGGTTCTCTGTTGAAATTAAGTTTCCAAGATGATACCCATCAGTCAACACCAGCTAAAG GCTCAAAGCCAACAGCTGTGAAGTCTCAGGGGAAGAAGCTGCCTTCCCCTCAAATTCTTGAAGAGCCTGATGAGCTCCCAGACAACATTTCAGGGGAGACTTCTACTTTGGAAACTCTAAAGCAGGAGTCCAGTCTTTCCACCTGTGCTCATTCCGCTGATGAAGATGGGGATGTGGCTGTGGTGGAGGAGGTCAGACTTGAAGACCCTAAG ACATGTGgccaaaagaaggaaaagcgTTCCAAAGCTACAGCAGTGGAGAGATCTCATGAAACATACAGGCTGCTGAAGCGCCGAAATCTCATTGTGGAAGCTGTTCGAAACCTCCGGCTAATTGAAAGCTTGTTCAC GCTTCAGAAAATGGTCATGGATCAAGAGAAGCAAGAAGGTGTCTCCACTAAATGCTGCAAAAAGTCTATCGTACGACTGGTACAGAAGCTTGCGCAAGAAGGACTCCTCAGGCTGTATCGTACTACAGTCATTCAAGATGGCATTAGTAAAAAG GTAGAGTTTGTTGTGCATCCGTCAGTGAGTCCTAATGATCCCCTTGTAAAAAGTGCCATCGAGCAGGTGCGTTTCCGAATCTCCAATTCAAGCACGGCAAACAG GATTAAAGTTCCCCAGACACCAACATCCCAGGACCatgctgaggaagaaaatgtgggGCAAGAGGCAGTTCCTGATTCAGGAGAAACGCAAGAAAGCTCATGTAAAGCCGATAATAATAGTCGGGCaagaaaaactgatgaaaaaatgGGCATAACACAGCTAAAAAACTATCACCCTGTTACAG TTCCAGGACTTGGGCGTTCTCTTGGCTTTCTTCCCAAAATGCCCCGTTTAAGAATGGTCCACATGTTCCTCTGGTACTTAATTTATGGGCACCCTTTAAATGGAACACAGCAAAAAGGAGGTAGTGATGGTgagaaaaaaggcagcaaacaaGGGCTGGATGTGAATGCAGCTGTACTTGAAGCGCAACCAGATGGAACCTTAGAAATTATGACAACTGTGGTGAATCCTGAAAGCTCTGCGCAGGAGACTGAAGTAGAGTTGTCTAATCAAACAG TGTATGTGGATGATGTGTCGTGGATGCGCTATgtccctcctctcccagttcACAGAGAGTTTGGATTTGGATGGGCTCTTGTTAGTGACATTCTTCTCTGCTTGCCTCTCTCACTCTTTGTTCAGATAGTACAAGTCAGCTACAAG GTGGATGGTctggaagattttttaaatgacccACTAAAAAAGCACACTCTGATCAGATTTCTTCCAAGGTCAGTCCGACAGCAGCTTCTCTACAAAAG GAGGTATATCTTTTCAGTGGTAGAAAACCTTCAAAGATTATGTTACATGGGACTGATACAGTTTGGCCCAACAGAGAAGTTTCAAGACAAAGAccag GTCTTTGTGTATATGAAGAGAAACGCTGTGATTGTTGATACCACTATCTGTGACCCCCACTATAACCTGGCTCAAAGTAGCCGCCCATTTGAGAGACGTTTATATGTTCTGAATACCATGCAGGATGTGGAAAACTTCTGGTTTGATTTGCAGTGTGTCTGCCTTAATACACCATTGG GAGTTGTCCGCTGTCCTCGTTCAAAGAGAAGTAATCTTCAAGGGGAGGAGACTGCACTAGATGTGGAAATGGAACAAGAGTCAGCAGTGGATAAACACAACCTGGAACGAAAGTGTGCAATGTTGGAATATACCAC AGGTAGCCGAGAGGTGGTTGATGATGGAACTATCCCTGGAGATGGGTTAGGAGCTGCAGGTCTGGATTCCAGCTTTTATGGGCATCTAAAACGCAATTGGATCTGGACAAGCTACATCATCAATAAGACTAGGAAG GAAAGTACAGTTTCTGAAAATGGACTGACAGTGAGACTCCAAACCTTCTTAACAAAACACCCCCTTCCACTCAGTACTGGAG gtaacaaaattaatattttgggagaaggaaaggtAGGATCTGAGTCACTTGTCCACAAAGAGGAATGTATTGAAATAAGTAAAGAACCAACCCAGGATCGAACCAAACGAGTGAGAGGTGGAAAAAGCCAAAAGAGGAAGAGGCTTAGGAAAGACATTGGAAAGAAGacgaagaagaaaaagaaag AAGAGGATTCtgtagaaaaaagcaaaagactcCGCTACCATGATGAAGCTGACCAGAGTGCCCTGCAGAGAATGACACGTCTGCGTGTCACCTGGACAGTGCAAGAAGACAGTCTGCTCATGCTGTGCCGAATTGCTAGTCATGTGCTAAATGCAAAG GTAAAAGGGCCCTTTGTTCCGTGGCAAGTAGTTCGGGATATCATGCATGCCAGCTTTGAGGAGTCCCTCGATAAAACTTCTCATTCTGTTGGACGAAGAGCTCGTTATATTGTCAGAAATCCACAGACCTACCTTAATTATAA AGTTTGCCTTGCTGAGGTTTACCAAGATAAAGCCCTCATTGAAGATTTCATgaatagagaaaataattatgaagATCCACAG GTTTGCGCAAAGGAGTTTAAAGAGTTTgtggaaaggctgaaagagaaattcagtTCAACCCTGGGGAATCCCAAACTTGAGATTCCTGATACTTTGCAGGAGCTCTTTTCCAG ATTTCGAGTTTTGGCAATCGGAGAAGACACAAATCAAAACGCAAAAGAGGATAGTCTAAGCAG tgtCTATGATATTCATTTTCTAGTGCTACAGAATTTGATTCAGAGCACTCTGGCACTCTCAGATAACCAGATGAAATCTTGCCAGTCATTTCAG acATTTCGTTTGTACCGGGAGTACCGGGATGACATTCTTGTGAAGGCTTTCCTGGAGTGTCAGAAGAGAAGCTTGGTCAATCGCCGTCGAGTAAACCACACATTGGGTCCAAAGAAAAGCCGGGCTTTGCCTTTTGTACCCATGTCCTATCAACTGTCTCAAAGTTACTACAG AGTTTTTACATGGCGGTTTCCCAGTACAATTTGTACAGAGTCCTTTCAGTTCCTCGAGAAGCTCAAGGATGCTGAAAAATCAGACCAGCCAGATAACTTCTCATTTAAAgatcaagaaaacaaagcatcagAAGGCATGATTGCATTTCCTATGGATGGACCTGGCGGCCAGTGTGTGGCGATGCTTTCCCTATTCTCCCTGGGACTTGTATCTGTGAATGTGAGAATCCCAGAGCAGATAGTTGTGGTGGACAGCACTATGGTGGAAAATGAAGTGATAAAAAG TTTGGGAAAAGAAGGACTTGAGGATGATGATGACGATGATGATGACTTAGATGACAGCTCTGGAGGCAAACGGAGAATAGAAGTAAAAGCTCGTCAAGCATCTCATACCAATTACTTACTGATGAGAGGCTACTATGCCCCTGGAATTGTCAGCACGCGCAATCTGAGTCCCAGTGACAATATCGTGGTCAATTCCTGCCAGGTGAAGGTTAAGCTGCGATGTACACCAGTTCCAGGAAGACTCAGCTCTCCAG tttcttctctgcttgATAACATGGTTGTGGGAGTCTCCTGCCTCCCTGAAACTTTTACTAGGCTGATAAAAgtccaagaagaaaattatgaagtTGATCAGTTTCTTCATGAGTGTACAGAACGTTATGGCTATAATCCCAGAGATGTAGCTGCTGTTTTGGAGATCCGGAACGCAATAGAGGCAACTTCCCACTTTGGAATTTGCAAAGCTGAGCTGAGCAAACGTTTCTGCAGCTATGAAGAGGTGGAACCTGAACGCACCAGGAGCTTGGAGCAGTACATTCAG gacCTTATTGAAATGCAGCAGGTTTTAGAAGTAGGAGGCCATGCTGTAAGACTGGTTGCAATAGTATTTGCCAAGCCATGGCTATTACATTCGGTATGTCTGAAGAATAAACCAGATGATTCTGATCAGCAAGGTGCAGACACCACTCTCCCAGATGTACAACAGGATTGCCTGCCATCAGAACCAAAGAAGGGAGAGGAATGTTcgagagaggaggagcagctgggaaaagaCACACAATCTCTCAGTGATGAAGAACCCCCAAGGAAGAGATGTAAGACTCAAAATGCTGTCCTTCAGGATGGCAGTCAACTCTGCCAGGGTTCACAGAGTGGTTTGAaaagtgcaaatgaaaataactttgatGCAGGTGTTACTGATCCTGTTGCAATGAAGGAAGCTTTAATCATGGATGAAGAAACAGGCTCCCTGGAAGGGCAGACAGAACACCCAGCTGAACACCCAGTGGGTGCTCCAGATGCTGTGAATGTGGACACTTACAAGAAACAAGATAAATCTTGTTCTGAGGACAAAGAACTTGAAGTAGAGAATGATGAGCTCAGCACTGAGCATAACAAGCAGATCCCTAGCCTTGAACAATCAGCCAACGAGCAGGATGATGATCTTTCCTACTTACAGGAGAACCCAGGAGTCTCTAAAG